The DNA segment CTTTTTGCTTTGCATGCACAAGGATTTCAGCACACAAAGACGGCATATCACAAATTATTCTGTAATTTGTGAGTGTTGAAAAGCAGTAGACCTCGAAATGGAACATAGCCCAAACAGTAGAGATAGTTACAGAAAACCAGCAGCCGATGTAACTAGTAGCTCCTACAACCAGTAGACAACCAGTAGCTACCGTATCCAATAGAATCCAAAATCAGCAGACTAAATTTAGCACCCCAAAATTCAGTAAATAATCAGCAATGCAAATATGATCATTTCAATGTAAAAAACAGTACATTAACTTTACTAACAATTATATAGTTTCATCTGACATTTATATCATTCTTGGATAATATAAATACAACAACTTGAAGATTAAACACAAGCTTTggaaaaagattcaaattatgAGTGACTTACATGAAGAAATTATCTAGAATGAGAGCAATCTCAATTGCGGTGATACATTTGAGATATACATAGATTGTAAAGGATTAAATCCTCAcatacaatcactcacacatatatatatatatatatatatatatgaaagttGAGCTTCAAAGTTTAGATGAGTGAGTCTTTGTACAAAAACATTAAAGATTATGTCTGTAGTCTTGGCATAAAAGACGATAAAATTATGTGAATTGTGAGGTTACAGCCTATAATCAAGtatgctaggagtttcaattaggcaatagctagataagtcctaagttgaaataAGTTTGTACaaaaattgtataaatcaaGGTCTTCTAGTAATACCTTTTTAGAtgaaagaaggggtgacgtaggactTTTTATTCTTcgacatccataaacaaatttgtgcatctttattttattacatttaattatttctactgtttttaagatgcattgttgaagtattttatgtgtttttcaaatgccaaaatattgcatatcaaATGTTTGATCAAATACttcaatcaaaacatttttaCACATGCAActtgcatatcttttaaatgattgataaaaatgtttaatcgatttttacaaaatattattttgagtttctttctcttgtttaaaaaaccaaaatcgatttaattcatcaatATTCATTACTTCAAGGACTGACCTATTGTAGCTCAACCATTATTCCCAAATCgatcatataaaaaattattggtaCTCACaaaacaaatatctaataaGGTTATTTAAGATTTAGACATCAAAGGTCTAGAGGTAAACCCGACCATGATTCTCAAGAATCGTGGAATCAAAATCAGATCTAAAATACTTTTTTGGTTTCAGTTCCCGGAACCAAAAATGTGGACAAATGGTTTGGTTCTGGTTTTGGTCTTAAAAAATGAAGAACCCGAACAATATGAAACAAAAACCAGAATTaggaattaatttaaaattttaaaatctcatactatgtaaatttaaattcataattgttaaacaattaatttaatgtctcatatattgtattactatttttttctttaaatttaactAATAATTTTAGTTCATACCGTATCCGAAACTATTAGAAATAAGAATGAAATTGTATTCAAGCGATTTGGTTTTGATTTCatctttaattaaaaaaaaaaaaaaaaccatctgTCTTGAAACTATGTTAAACGTTATGTCTTGACTATAATATCTCTTTCATGCATTAAGCGggaaaaatttttgttttagtattaaaaagacaaaaaatacTCTATAAGTATGCGATATGCATGTGTACATGATATAAGACTTAAATTGAGAggtaaagaatttgaaattttcctatataaaaaaaaattgttataaacATCTAAAATAAGCATTAAAAATTAACCAACATGATTCAATTCAAATGCCGACAATTACAGGTAGATTCGATTCAAACATCTAAAATAAGCATTAAAAAGTAACCAACATATCGCAtacttataattatttttgttattttaacaataataataatatttcttaagcaatccattctcttgaaatttttaattaaaaaatatttgtttattaaaaataatttcattcttttctttttaatcttTTATGATATCAATTATTTCAAGATTGAttttattaatgttttattCGATCCATtcatataatcatatcaataatATCATTATTGTACAAGTACAATTAGTGTTTGTAACAATAATTTTCTTAATAGATTGTTGGATAGCCGGATGTGGCCTCATGGTTTACGATGATAGTCCGACCACATTAAAATATGCACATGaactgaaaaaaataaatcaaactcatGATGTGAAGCTTGCATCTATTGTTCGATATTAGACAGATAAAGAACATGATTCTAAGAaacatgaaaataatataaatttcttttcaaaattgacAAAAATATTGAGACTCACAACAAAGTTTGACCTATTATTAATGAAGCAATTGATGAACCATTGCATTTTTTTTCAGAAATCCAAAATATTCAAACAAATAAACATGATCCAACACCCAAAATGATGATGGAGAAacaaaaaatctataaaatgaagatgatgaagatatatcATTGTAAAAAGATACagaaatgatttatatatataaaaaaatataaagatccatGATGAAAATATAGTTTCTACTTAAAAAAATATCGAGTTATTATGATAAATGAAAGATGATTTAAAAcaagggttaattaattactcaCATTACATTTGTGAAATCTCGAGATTGTTAAAAGCCCCGTATTATTATGAAGTGCCATACGTTTTCAAATTCTTGAGCACACAAATGGCTAAAAACACGTACAGACAAAGGTTCTTATtctcaaaatttgaaaacatataGATGTGTGAgcacaaaatttgaaaacacataaaattgataaacaattttttttttctcgttaGGAGCTTTTGGGCTCTTACGCATTTGTCTTCCAAACCGTATAACCTTTGCAGTGAAACTCACCTATTTTTGTTGACAACTAGACCCGATTTTCTCTTTCAAAGAACTTCGCAACTTCCTAGACCATCATAACATTCTCAAAATTTCATATGGACAATGTATACCATTAATCTTAAAACAAATATACGTTTTAAAACATGTCGTGTATGTtagattttcttaaaaaattaatgtgTTAATGCATATGTACAACTATAAATaccatacaaaataaataaaaaaatagacattatattacatcaattcaattggatatttattttttaaccaaAACAACTTGCTAGGTTGAGACAAACAACTAAACCCTTTTTCCAAAAATTGATAAGTTTATATAAAGCGATGGAGTTGAGATAACAAAAGAGTAAgtgttgaaaatatgatatgctttaaatgattaataatcAATCGTTTGAAACAGAAATGTGCGGATTGATATATGAGTTTTCCCTTGGAAGATAGCTTATAATTAACTAATAGTTCTTCATTAGTATTGGATATTCAAATGAAATCATGAAAGCAGCCAACCCATTATGTCCTTTTCacagagaaaaaaacaaacacaGAAAAGATGATGCATCATGCACCACGTCCTTAAGTCTTCAACACTGTATTTTTCTCATTATGAACCACTCCTTTGTTTGAATTTGAGTTTGAATTTATCGAATTTGATTtcagaaaaatatatatgagaTCTTGCACGTATCCACAATTAaatttagagtaggtctcttgtgagacggtctcacgaatctttatctgttggacggatcaactctaccgatattaacaataaaaagtaatactcttaacataaaaaataatattttttcatggatgacccaaataagatatctgtctcacaaaatacgacccgtgagaccgtttcacacaagtttttgccttaaatttATGGGTCCTTATCTTTAGGATTGGTATATTACGATGGAGCTCGAGTCGAAAAGTCGAAAAGATTAATTCATTTTTGGGAGCAAGGATCTAGAGTTAATGTCAATCAATCAATTGGATCAACTTTGTAACATagcttttatatataataacatACAAATCAAAATGATCCAATCCAATGACAAAAAGTTTTGTttgacatatatttttatttttcaaaataataaatttattactttatatccttttacaaaaaaatagattaggttaatttaacttaatctttttgaatttaatactattattataatttaaatgcattatttttgttCCACTTAACTACTCTCGCCAACTTATGACCGATACTTAACCCACcgttattattaaaatatatctttGTCCCACTTTCACAGTCTCCAATATGCTCATTTTTTCACATtttacttttcatttttttcaaacataTTCTATTAttatctgttttaataattatatatattaataaaatatttcaattttaatacaAATGTATTGTATCTCAATGTATAATCTTTATTCCATAAACATCATCTTGCaggttcaatttttatttaaatttttttttataattatttttaaatttatacatcaaaattatattttaatttttaattatattttataattatattttgatttaatttaaaaataaataaaataaattataaatatattgtacaaACATCCAACACATTCTTcaatacacaatataaatcatacCTTGTCTTTCTTACCTTTGCAAAGGTGTGATATTTTTCCAAACATAAATGTGTCGGACTCCTCGAGGTTCCCCCAAATTTGCGAGTCTATCATACTTGAGGTGGCGTGGCGTCCACTGTTCGTACAGCGGAGAGAATGGGGTTAATCCTCGGGAGCAGACCTAAGTATAAGGCTGGCAATGGCGGAAATAGTAGAGGTGTTTCCGCCAAATGGGTCTCCGCGTTGTGCATTTCTAGTTTCTGTTTTGGAGTTCTCGTCGTTAACAGGTACTTTTGGTTACCCTCTCCATTTTTTCATCTTCTTCGGTCGCAATGATTTCCTAATGTTTTGGTTCAGTCCTAGACTTATTAAATTGCTCACATTGTTAGTTACTAAATTTGTATCTCGAACCACGTTGCAAGATTATGCCTGGTTTTTAAATttagcttcttttttttttaaaaaaaaaaatccgttTCCCCCCCTACTCACCATTTTACGAGAGCTTGTTGGAGACTAAGCTGATGTCTAAAAGTTGAAACTGGGTACTTAAAAGGACCGTGTACAAATTACAATACAGGCTTATGCTCTCAAGATTCGGGTTTTGTAGTTAATTTCTTCGAGACTAGACTCCTGTTAATTTGAATAGAATTGGAAAATAAAAACAGAGACTTTACTCCAACATGGTTTTCTAATTTTCAAATGTAATTACCACGAATGACTATCTTTGAATCAGAACATTGTATCATGAAATCACTCTTTGAGCCAGTGTGGGCTccaaaaaatacaataaaaggAAAACCACAGGAACTCAGCAGAAGAATCAAAGGAAGAATTGGAAGGGGAGGTTGGATAGAGAATAGGGAAAGAACGAAACTTCGCATTCTTTGTTCATTCCAAGAATGATTGCCATACATGTATTTATTATGTGACCGCCAATGTATCTAACAAACTGATGCGATGTATTAGAAACTTATTAGAATCTCTTCAAAGtttaaatcaataacacaatAAACAATTCATTCCCTTGGTTAAGTTGATAGAAATTTTCATCTCTCTGGCTAAACATGTCTAGGAGCACTATGAGGAGTAAAAAATTAAAGGATTCAAAACTTTGTAATTACCGATTTTTAGGTGCACTTGTCTGTTTACTTGGTTGTGAATTGAGAAGTACTCCATATCCACTAAAACTTGCTTGGCATGTATGAAAAAATGTTCCTGGAAATCATATTTGTTCGCATCTGTCACACCCCGAACGCAGAAGCATGGCGTTAAAAATattctcaaaactcgaaaattatGCGTTAAGACTATCAACAAGCCTTATAAGTATAGAACATGTTACCAGTTTATTTTATTGGTAAATTCGCTGAAGTTGTTCTTATTACGACTGAAATACTAGAAATTTGTAAGAGGTTGTTTGTTCACATGGATGTTGTTTATTTTCTCTTAAATTTGATTGTATTCTTTTAAAAAACCTGactgtattaattaattaattaatgtacatcTGAGGCATTATGACTCTCCTCACTTAAAATTGACTAAAATCATATGTTCTAGCTGTCATTTATTAATGTGTGCATACTTTGTTTTAGATTCTGGACCCTACCAAATTTAATTGATTCGGAAAAGTTCGATACATCTGTGAGGAAATATGTGACTGGTGACATTTATCCTGCCTCTAGATGTGAGAGAAAGGtgagttatttgttttttgtttcttaGTTTTGTAAGTCAAGTTCAGCAgtatataaattgataatttctGTCCTGCAGAAAGAACCTTTTGACATAGTTTCTCAAGTTTCACAAACAAACGACATAATAACGTAAGTTTAACCATTGTGTGTTTATGTCTATTTTCAATTTTACTGCTGATTAAGGTTCTCCTGTTTACAATTCGGCATCAAAACTAATTTGGGCTAATCTCATGCTATCTTCTTGCCTCGATGTCTTAAGGACATTAGATAAAACCATATCTTCCCTAGAAATGCAGCTAGTTGCTGCAAGAGCAGCTAAAGCCGAAAAAGAGGAAAAACATAGCGGCGCTGAATCAGGACTAGAGGCATCAAATAATCATCCAAAGTTACTCTTTGCCATGGGGATCATGACTGCATTCAGCAGCAGAAAACGCAGGGATTCCATTCGAGAAACATGGATGCCTCAAGGTTCTTTTCTTTTGTAATCTCTTAAAAGTTCCTATAGGCAATTTTAGTTCAATGACGTAGcaaaatttgatatattatacAAGGAGAGTATTTAAAGAATCTGGAGAAAGAGAAAGGAGTCATCATACGATTTGTGATAGGGCACAGGTATTTTCTTGGATATGAAAGTTATTTATTGATCAAATCAATGCACGTTTCTGTGCATGGTATGTGGATTAATAAGGCTTATTTTCTGCTGGTCAGTGCTGCACCTGGTGGGGTTTTGGATCGGGCTATTGATGCTGAAGATGCACAGCACAGGGATTTCTTGCGATTGGTAAACCTATATATTTTACTAGTTATCTTATACTAACATTTTGACTTGTTGCTtggaaaatatttgaatcaaaaGATTTTAGACATCCTTTGAATCATGTGAAAAACTTGCAGCTTTGTTTTCATAGTTTGTGATGATGTTCCCAGACAATAAATTATCCATTCCGTTGGTCCCTATCCACTGCCACAAATTCAAAATATCTGTTTTAATATCACTGCTCACAGAGTGCTAACCGTTAACATTTTCTTTGTATCAGAACCACGTAGAAGGGTATCATGAATTGTCTGCGAAAACCCAAATTTACTTTTCAACCGCTGCTGCCAAGTGGGATGCCAACTTCTATATTAAAGTTGACGATGATGTACATGTCAATCTTGGTTAGCAAAATCGTATTTCCAGCTTGTCTCTCCTATGAGTTAGTGACAggttataaatctttgaattttcctTGCCGAAGATGGTTAAATTTCTTTGACAGGCACCATAAGTTCTTTGTTAGCCAGCTATCTGTTGAAACCCCGTGTTTATATTGGTTGCATGAAGTCTGGACCTGTCCTTGCACATAAGTATGAATACTGAAGATTATGGTGATTTCTGcttctttttttaatttgaaagaaaaaaaatatggtgTTTTAATATGTTGATATGTACAGAGGAGTCAAGTACCATGAACCAGAATACTGGAAATTTGGCGAAGAAGGAAACAAGTATTTTAGACACGCAACAGGACAAATTTATGCA comes from the Primulina huaijiensis isolate GDHJ02 chromosome 8, ASM1229523v2, whole genome shotgun sequence genome and includes:
- the LOC140982858 gene encoding beta-1,6-galactosyltransferase GALT31A-like isoform X3, whose protein sequence is MGLILGSRPKYKAGNGGNSRGVSAKWVSALCISSFCFGVLVVNRFWTLPNLIDSEKFDTSVRKYVTGDIYPASRCERKKEPFDIVSQVSQTNDIITTLDKTISSLEMQLVAARAAKAEKEEKHSGAESGLEASNNHPKLLFAMGIMTAFSSRKRRDSIRETWMPQGEYLKNLEKEKGVIIRFVIGHSAAPGGVLDRAIDAEDAQHRDFLRLNHVEGYHELSAKTQIYFSTAAAKWDANFYIKVDDDVHVNLGTISSLLASYLLKPRVYIGCMKSGPVLAHKGVKYHEPEYWKFGEEGNKYFRHATGQIYAISKDLATYISVNRRTAE
- the LOC140982858 gene encoding beta-1,6-galactosyltransferase GALT31A-like isoform X2, whose protein sequence is MGLILGSRPKYKAGNGGNSRGVSAKWVSALCISSFCFGVLVVNRFWTLPNLIDSEKFDTSVRKYVTGDIYPASRCERKKEPFDIVSQVSQTNDIITTLDKTISSLEMQLVAARAAKAEKEEKHSGAESGLEASNNHPKLLFAMGIMTAFSSRKRRDSIRETWMPQGEYLKNLEKEKGVIIRFVIGHSAAPGGVLDRAIDAEDAQHRDFLRLNHVEGYHELSAKTQIYFSTAAAKWDANFYIKVDDDVHVNLGTISSLLASYLLKPRVYIGCMKSGPVLAHKGVKYHEPEYWKFGEEGNKYFRHATGQIYAISKDLATYISVNSESSRFVKGMEQAYSRIDDHLEDKFFDGLPTLQRSTS
- the LOC140982858 gene encoding beta-1,6-galactosyltransferase GALT31A-like isoform X1 yields the protein MGLILGSRPKYKAGNGGNSRGVSAKWVSALCISSFCFGVLVVNRFWTLPNLIDSEKFDTSVRKYVTGDIYPASRCERKKEPFDIVSQVSQTNDIITTLDKTISSLEMQLVAARAAKAEKEEKHSGAESGLEASNNHPKLLFAMGIMTAFSSRKRRDSIRETWMPQGEYLKNLEKEKGVIIRFVIGHSAAPGGVLDRAIDAEDAQHRDFLRLNHVEGYHELSAKTQIYFSTAAAKWDANFYIKVDDDVHVNLGTISSLLASYLLKPRVYIGCMKSGPVLAHKGVKYHEPEYWKFGEEGNKYFRHATGQIYAISKDLATYISVNREVLHRYANEDVSLGSWFIGLDVEHIDDRSLCCGTPPDCEWKTQAGNPCGASFDWSCSGVCKSVERMEIVHQRCGEGSFGINSSF